A region of the Flavobacteriaceae bacterium MAR_2010_188 genome:
AAAAATATAAAGGTGATGATGAAACCACAAATTTGGGTCTGGCGTGGAGAATTCACTGGATTCTTAGAGATGAAGGATGAAGAAAATTGGAAATTGTTAGAAGATTCTTATACTGATTTTATTCTCGAATATGCTGCGGTGTCTCAAGAGATGAATGTTGAACTATTTTGTATCGGTACAGAACTGGAAAAATTTGTAAGTAACCGACCAGAATATTGGAATGAACTCATAACACAAATTAAGACGATTTACAAGGGAAAATTGACTTATGCTGCTAATTGGGACGAATGTAAACGCACGCCTTTTTGGGAACAGCTTGATTATATTGGGATCGATGCCTATTTTCCGTTGAGTGACGAAAAAACACCGACTGTGTTAGCATGTGAAAAAGGTTGGAAAAATCATAAGTCCACCATAAAAGGCCTTGCTGAAGAATACCAAAAACCGGTTCTTTTTACCGAATATGGTTATCGAAGTGTGGATTATTCAGCTAAGGAGCCATGGAAATCAGATAGGGAAATGAATGTTGTAAACCTTGAAGCTCAAAATAATGCCACCCAAGCATTATTTAATGAATTTTGGGATGAAGAATGGTTTGCAGGAGGATTTTTATGGAAATGGTTTCACGAACACGAAAAATCTGGCGGTATAGAGAACGCACATTACACGCCACAAAATAAACCAGTAGAGCAGTTGATAAAAGCTCAATATAAAACTAAATGAGAAGGTTAGCGATAGGGGATATCCATGGAGGATTAAGAGCAATAAAACAATTGTTAGAGGTTGCTGATGTAAAGGCCAGCGACAAGCTTATTTTTTTGGGAGATTACGTGGACGGTTGGAGTGAATCTGCGCAAGTGATTGATTTTCTGATTGACTTATCAAAAACTCATGACTGTGTTTTTATAAAAGGCAATCATGATGTGTGGTGCGAAAACTGGCTGAGGACGGAAGAGATTGATAAAGTTTGGTTAGAGCATGGTGGTAAAGGAACAATTAAAAGTTATGAAGGTTTTTCTGCTGAAAATAAAAAACGTCACCTTCAATTTTTTGAAGATATGCTGCTTTTCGACATAGATGAGGAGAATCGACTTTTTGTACATGCCGGATTTACCAGTATGCACGGTGCTGAATACGAAATTTTTAAGGCGCACTATTATTTTGACCGAACATTATGGGAAATGGCGCTCAGTGTGGATAAGAAAATGGACAGCAATACACGATTTTATCCGCCCAGATTAAAGCATTATAAAGAAATCTACATTGGTCATACTCCAACCATAAATTATGGAGAATACAAACCAATGAATGCTATGAATGTTTTTGATATTGATACGGGAGCTGCGTTTTACGGAAAACTTTCAGCGATGGATATAAACACTAAAGAAGTCTTTCAATCGGATACCGTAAACGATTTATATCCCAACGAAAAAGGGAGAAACAGAGATTGATATAATTATTTTTTAGCTGAAAATTTTATGTGCTTTAAATAGTAAAAATGTAATTCCTGAGGCGTCGCTCCCAACCATTTTTTCACGTAGATTGCCCAAAAATGGTACTGCAAATTCCAAATTCCTTTCTGCCGGTAAAGCCGAGCTGAGGTATGAAGGCACCGGGGAATAACTACAAATTCATTTCTCTTGTAAAGTTCGTTGATGAGGATATTATCTTCATAAATTATATAATTTTCATCGAATCCTCCGATTTCTTCAAATAGTTTTTTAGTGATGAATTGGCTTTGATCCCCACCTCGGCAAGCTCTCCATTTAAACTTAGTGAGCCATCCCGCAAGTCTTAACCACCAATGCTCATCATCGAATTTCATTTGAAAGCAACCAGCTAGATTATTTTTTTCTACTTCTTCAACAATATATTTATCGAAATCTTTG
Encoded here:
- a CDS encoding transferase 2, rSAM/selenodomain-associated → MKNKISIIIPILNEVSNIRNLIENLISNSSPSRIQEIIIVDGGSTDGSLEEVNLLKDNPDGFNIKLLSSEKGRAKQMNTGAKNAVSGILYFLHADSFPPKDFDKYIVEEVEKNNLAGCFQMKFDDEHWWLRLAGWLTKFKWRACRGGDQSQFITKKLFEEIGGFDENYIIYEDNILINELYKRNEFVVIPRCLHTSARLYRQKGIWNLQYHFWAIYVKKWLGATPQELHFYYLKHIKFSAKK
- a CDS encoding serine/threonine protein phosphatase 1 produces the protein MRRLAIGDIHGGLRAIKQLLEVADVKASDKLIFLGDYVDGWSESAQVIDFLIDLSKTHDCVFIKGNHDVWCENWLRTEEIDKVWLEHGGKGTIKSYEGFSAENKKRHLQFFEDMLLFDIDEENRLFVHAGFTSMHGAEYEIFKAHYYFDRTLWEMALSVDKKMDSNTRFYPPRLKHYKEIYIGHTPTINYGEYKPMNAMNVFDIDTGAAFYGKLSAMDINTKEVFQSDTVNDLYPNEKGRNRD